The nucleotide sequence TCCCCATCCAAATACAACTGCAAATGGAATTGCCATTATAATAGCTCCCCAAAATCCTAAAACTCCAGTGAGTCCCATCTCCACACTGATTACCGCTCCAATCAATCCTGCTTCCACCCCTAGAGGCAGTCCAAAATTTAGTCCTGTTCCCGAATATATCATAGGCATAAGAGATAATACCAAGATAGCATTCATTCCAAACCTTATCAATGTATCACTTATAGAAGTCCCCAGATTTAAACCTACAAATGGAGCCACTACATACATACTCAAAAGAAACAGAGCTATTATTACCCTGGGCCATCCCATAGTTTCAATATAACTTTTAATTTTTTCCATCAGTTCCTCCTATCCCTACCATCAATTCTCCAAATTTAATTATATCTGCTTCTGGAGGCAGTATCCCAGCTACTTTACCCTCTGTTATTATAGCTATCCTGTCACTGATACCCCGGAGCTCCTCAAGCTCTGAAGAAGTTATAACTATCGTAGTACCATATTTTTCATTGTATTCCCGGAGAGTTTCCAAAACTAATTTTTTTGCTCCTACATCTATTCCCCTGGTCGGCTCCGAAACCATCAACAATTCAGGTTTCATAGTAAATGCCTTGGCCAGGCAGACTTTCTGCTGATTCCCCCCACTGAGTTCTCCAGCTGTCTGCTTAGAACTTATACATCTGATCTCTAATTTCTTTATATACTCCAATGCGTTTTTTTCCACATTTTTTTCATCGACCCACTCTACCAGACCTCCGAGATATTTTTTAATAAATTCATCCTTGATTTGGATTGCAGAGTAAGCTATATTATCTTCAATAGTTCCATCCAGGAGAAGCCCGACTCCCTTTCTGTCTTCCGACACCAAAAAAATACCATTTTCCAGGGGTAACTTAGGCTTATTCAGCTCTAAATTTTCCCCTTTAAAAGTTAATTTTCCTCCTGTGGTATAGAGCCCCATGACTCCATTGGCTATCCCCAATTTTCCCTGTCCTGCCATTCCGCCTATTCCCAAAATTTCACCTTTATATACTTTCAGATCTAATTTTTTTACTGTTTCTCCAGGCATATCTACCCAAAATTCATCTAATTCCAGCAGAACTTCCTTGTTTTCAGTTACTTTTTTTACCGCTTCTGATTCACTAAAACTTCTCCCGATCATCCATTCAGTTATTTCATGGGAGTTAGTTTTCTTTGTTTCTACCTCCTTTATTAAGATCCCATCCCGAAGAACTACTACCTTGTCACTTATTTCCATGATCTCATTTAATCTATGGGTTATGAAAACTATTGAGATCCCCTCATTGGCCAGTCGTTTCATCGTTTGCAATAGAATCTCTGCTTCCGATTCTGTGAGTACTGCTGTAGGTTCATCGAGCACCAATAACTTAGTATTTTCTCTTTCAATCTCACGAGCTATCTCTGTAAATTGTTTGTGTGCTACCGGCATCTCCTTTATTATAGTTTTTGGATCCATCTTTACACCTAGATGTCCCACTGCTATCCCTGCTCTGGCTTCCATCTCTAAACTATCTAATTTTTTTATCCTGTCTCCAAATAGAATTTCTAAAAAACTATTTTTAGTCGATTCCCTATTAAGAACTATATTTTCAGTAGCTTCAAATCCAGGTATCAGGGAAAATTCTTGATGTACCATCCCTATTCCTGCTTCCAAAGCATCAAATGGAGATTTAAAATCTATTTCCTTTCCTTCAAATTTTATACTCCCGCCATACCCACCTGTTTCACGAATTACAGGCATTCCAAATATAGTTTTCATTAGAGTCGACTTTCCCGCTCCATTTTCCCCTACTAAACCTATTATCTCACCCTTATTTATACTTATATTTATATCTTTCAACACGCAATTTTCGCCAAATGATTTGGATAAATTTTCTATCTTTAAAAGTAGTTCACTCACTCGTTTCCCCCTGTTTTCCGATTTAATGATAAAAAAGGGGCTTTCGCCCCTCCACCTTATCTTAGTTAGGTTTTTAGTTAATTTCAAAATATTTTTCAGGAACTTCAAGGTTTGTCATATTTAAATATCCTTTTCCAAATACATATGTATCTTGGTATACTAAGAAAAAGTTCTCTCTCTCTATCCCATCAACATCTACATATTCACTTCCATTCCAACCTGCTCCAGGACTTTGCATTCCTAAAGATGCCATAACTTCATCAAAATCATCTATCTCTGATCTTCCTTCTATTACATCTATTGCATGAGTTCCTAAAGCTACTGCTGCAGCAAAGTTATATGAATATGCCCATGTTCCCATTCTTCCAGATCCACCAGCTTTAACTACTGATTTTTCAACTTTCTTTAATATCTTAGGCCAATTTCCCTTTTCACTCTTATCAAATTTCACTCCTAAAGCTCCAGGATATCCCATTGTTGGAGAAGGTAGATCCGCTTCTACGAAGTATCCGCCATCTTCTGCTATCCTCTTTAATAGTGGCTCAGTCTGTGCATCATTTGTTGCGAAAAATGCAGTATCCTTACCGTATTTTTTTAACCATGAAGGCACTTTTTCTAAGATAAATTGTTGAGCTCCTGCTACACCGACATCACTTACAGGGTCTGGGGCAGTCATAGTTATAAATTCCATTCCTAAATCTGATGCCGCCTGTTTCATGATATCTCTTCTTCTAGATAAAAGTTCATAACTCATATGTCTAGGAAATGATATATGCATAAATTTCTTTGCTCCCATCTCTTGAGCTGCTTTTACAATTAAGTAACCTCTAGCTACATTATCAGGATTTAATACTAAATCTGCTACATCTGCTATCATCTCTGGATCTTCATGGGGACTATTTGCAATTAATAGAATATCAGGATTTTTTTCTCTAACTCTTCTAAAAGCTTCCACTGTTCCAGGAATAGCTTCTGTTACAACTATTGCTTTCATCTTAGGATCGTCTGCTAAACTTACGATTTGAGAGATTGTAGTTTCCATCTCCTGCATGAAGTTATCCGGGTAAGTTATATGTATTACTTTCCCTCCGTTTTCAGCTGCTCCAAACTTGTTTATTAACTCTTGAGCTCCTCTGAGCCCATCTTCTGATTGAGACACTGTCCCAGATACTACACCAATATGGTAGTCTGCTGAAAAGGCAAACGCCGACATTACAAACATTGTAACTAACAAAAATAATTTTTTCATCCTTTCATCTCCTTAAATAAAATTATATATAAATACCACTTATTTGGCACTATACTTCGTTAAAAAAGTACATTTTAAACTATTAGTATTGAGTTTACTCTATCGCGAACATTTTGTCAATAGTTTTGGACGTTTTTATTTTTAATCTAAAGAGGTCATACAACAGAAAAAGAAAAAAAGGTGCTAGAACGCACCTTTTTTTAGATTTTTCTTATTTTTACATTAATCTCTATATATCATACCTTTATTTATTTCTTCTAAACTGCCAGCACCTGTCAATATCATAGCTTGATATAGTTGATTTTTCAAAGTTTCCAAAGTTATTTTTACTCCTTCCCTTCTCCCTCCTACACTTCCCCAAATAACAGGTCTTCCCACCAATACACAGTGAGCTCCAAGGGCTAAGAATTTTACTATATCCATTCCTTCCCTTACTCCTCCATCAGCTATTACTACCATCTTATCTCCTACAGCAGCAGATATTTCAGCCAAAGTCTCAACTGAACTTATAGTACCATTCAACACACGGCCTCCATGGTTAGACACTATGATTCCTGCTACTCCTGCTTCCATAGCTATCTTTGCTTCTTCTACACTTAGGATTCCCTTTAATATAAACGGTAACTTAGTTGAATTTACCAATTCCTTTAATTCTTCCACTGATTTTGGTCCTACAGGCTGTCCCATAGTACTCATAACCAATAATCCAGCTCCATCTACATCTACTCCTACAGCCAGCGCTCCTGCATCTTCTGCCATCCTTATCCTTTTTATGATCTCAGAGTTTTCACGAGGTTTTATGATAGCCACACCATTACCGTCCACTTTTTTTATAGCTTCTATTCCCCATCTATAAAAATCCGGATTCCCTCCATCACCTATCATAGCGATAGTTCCGCATTCTAAACTTCCATTTACGATGTCATCTATATAATCTTCCTCTTCTATGGCTCCTCCGGCATTATAGTTTAATCCTGTTATGGGAGCTACCATTACCGGACTAGAAAGTACCTTTCCTAAAAAATTAAATTTAACATCAGGATCCTTGGCATTGTGTAATGTTCTCATCATAACTCTGATCTCATTTAATTTATTATAATTTCTCTGCATAGTTGAGCCGTTTCCTGCTCCACCCATTCCTGGAACCATCCCCCTGCACCATACACCATTACATTCACGACATATTGCACATACACCTTTCATCTTTTCCCGGGCATTTTTTTTTATCTCTGCTAAGTTCATTTTTTACCTCCATATTTAAATTATTTATTCTCTATATTAGTTTTTTTATCTCTCATAATCGTATCTCAAAATCACCTTAAATTCAGCTGTTTTTTGTCTCTTAAATCTTACCATAAAATTAAAAAAGTTATAACTTTATATGGGGGTTTTCTAGTTAAAAAAATAACTAATTTTGTTGTATCTTTTTTGTTTTAAAAATGCTAAAATTTATCGATTTATAGGAAACATAATTTAAATCAATAAAATTTAAAGTTTAATAAACTTTATTACATCGGGGGGAGGTAGAGTAAAATGAAAAGACACTTAAAGGGGTTATTTTTTGATTATTTTGTTATTAATTTAGGACTGATATTATCAGCCATTGGGATAGGAATTTTCTTGGTTCCTGGGAGACTAGTCAGTAGCGGAGTTCCAGGAGTTGCCACTATATTATTTTATGGGATGGGAATCCCGATTGGTCTTACCATTCTAATCTTTAATATTCCTATATTTATCTTAGGGGTTAAAGTATTCGGAAAGGAATATGGATTCAAAACTTTTTTTGGAATTGTAGGTTTAGCTTTTTATACCCAAACATTTCAAACCTTATTAAACAATACATCTGTAATTGACTATGCAAAGGGCGGAAATTTACTCTTAGCACCTATTTTTGGCGGGTTATTTTTAGGTTCAGGAATGGGTTTAATCTTTAGGTTTGGTGGAAGTATGGGAGGAGCCGATATCCTGGGACAGGTTATCAGTAAGTACTCCAGACTGCCAGTTCCCCATGCTATCTTGATGTTGGATATCCTTGTAATGGGAAGCGGTATAGTAGTTTTCGGAATAGAAAGAGGACTCTATGCTATCCTGTCTGCATTTACATGTAATTTGATATTAAATAAGATATTTGAAGGTGTAAGTCATAGTAAGATGGTATATATTACCAGTTCTAAATATGATGAGATTCAAGAACTTCTAGCTAATGATATCCAGACTGAGAGTACCACTATTATGACTAAGAGTCGTATCCAAGATTCTGAAAGAAAGATGATCATGGTTATCTTAAAGAATAAACAGCTTCGTGACTTACAGGTATTTATGAAAAGAATAGACCCAACAGCTTTCATTGTTATCTCAGAAGTATATGAAGTTTTCGGGGATGCAGAAGACGAATAAACGTAACGTGATGTTACACTCAATTAACCACAATTAAAAATTTTAAATAGAAAACCCCTCCTAAAAATTTAGGAGGGGTTTTTGTTAAAATTATTGTCTGATCTCACCTTGATACTTTTTCTTGATAAG is from Psychrilyobacter atlanticus DSM 19335 and encodes:
- a CDS encoding DUF3798 domain-containing protein codes for the protein MKKLFLLVTMFVMSAFAFSADYHIGVVSGTVSQSEDGLRGAQELINKFGAAENGGKVIHITYPDNFMQEMETTISQIVSLADDPKMKAIVVTEAIPGTVEAFRRVREKNPDILLIANSPHEDPEMIADVADLVLNPDNVARGYLIVKAAQEMGAKKFMHISFPRHMSYELLSRRRDIMKQAASDLGMEFITMTAPDPVSDVGVAGAQQFILEKVPSWLKKYGKDTAFFATNDAQTEPLLKRIAEDGGYFVEADLPSPTMGYPGALGVKFDKSEKGNWPKILKKVEKSVVKAGGSGRMGTWAYSYNFAAAVALGTHAIDVIEGRSEIDDFDEVMASLGMQSPGAGWNGSEYVDVDGIERENFFLVYQDTYVFGKGYLNMTNLEVPEKYFEIN
- a CDS encoding YitT family protein, which gives rise to MKRHLKGLFFDYFVINLGLILSAIGIGIFLVPGRLVSSGVPGVATILFYGMGIPIGLTILIFNIPIFILGVKVFGKEYGFKTFFGIVGLAFYTQTFQTLLNNTSVIDYAKGGNLLLAPIFGGLFLGSGMGLIFRFGGSMGGADILGQVISKYSRLPVPHAILMLDILVMGSGIVVFGIERGLYAILSAFTCNLILNKIFEGVSHSKMVYITSSKYDEIQELLANDIQTESTTIMTKSRIQDSERKMIMVILKNKQLRDLQVFMKRIDPTAFIVISEVYEVFGDAEDE
- a CDS encoding sugar ABC transporter ATP-binding protein, whose amino-acid sequence is MSELLLKIENLSKSFGENCVLKDINISINKGEIIGLVGENGAGKSTLMKTIFGMPVIRETGGYGGSIKFEGKEIDFKSPFDALEAGIGMVHQEFSLIPGFEATENIVLNRESTKNSFLEILFGDRIKKLDSLEMEARAGIAVGHLGVKMDPKTIIKEMPVAHKQFTEIAREIERENTKLLVLDEPTAVLTESEAEILLQTMKRLANEGISIVFITHRLNEIMEISDKVVVLRDGILIKEVETKKTNSHEITEWMIGRSFSESEAVKKVTENKEVLLELDEFWVDMPGETVKKLDLKVYKGEILGIGGMAGQGKLGIANGVMGLYTTGGKLTFKGENLELNKPKLPLENGIFLVSEDRKGVGLLLDGTIEDNIAYSAIQIKDEFIKKYLGGLVEWVDEKNVEKNALEYIKKLEIRCISSKQTAGELSGGNQQKVCLAKAFTMKPELLMVSEPTRGIDVGAKKLVLETLREYNEKYGTTIVITSSELEELRGISDRIAIITEGKVAGILPPEADIIKFGELMVGIGGTDGKN
- a CDS encoding alpha-hydroxy-acid oxidizing protein, with the protein product MNLAEIKKNAREKMKGVCAICRECNGVWCRGMVPGMGGAGNGSTMQRNYNKLNEIRVMMRTLHNAKDPDVKFNFLGKVLSSPVMVAPITGLNYNAGGAIEEEDYIDDIVNGSLECGTIAMIGDGGNPDFYRWGIEAIKKVDGNGVAIIKPRENSEIIKRIRMAEDAGALAVGVDVDGAGLLVMSTMGQPVGPKSVEELKELVNSTKLPFILKGILSVEEAKIAMEAGVAGIIVSNHGGRVLNGTISSVETLAEISAAVGDKMVVIADGGVREGMDIVKFLALGAHCVLVGRPVIWGSVGGRREGVKITLETLKNQLYQAMILTGAGSLEEINKGMIYRD